Sequence from the Nocardia brasiliensis genome:
AGCCCCGGTGTGACAGAATGGGCCGTGAAGTAGCTTGCTAGATCTGCTAGATCTCCAAAAGACGCGTGAAGGGATCCTTCCATGCCGCTGACTCCAGCCGATGTGCACAACGTCGCGTTCAGCAAACCGCCGATCGGGAAGCGCGGCTACAACGAGGATGAAGTCGACGCCTTCCTGGATCTCGTCGAGCAGGAACTCTCGCGTCTGATCGAGGAAAACGCCGATCTGCGCCAGCGGGTCGCCGAACTCGACGCGGAACTGGCCGATGCCAAGAAGAATCGCGGCCCCGCGGTGCCTGCCAACGTGAAAGCGCCTGTGCAGCAGGCGCCGCCGCCCGAGCCGATCAAGCCGCCGGTCCAGGTGGCCCCGCCTGCGCCGATGCCGGCGCCGCCCGCCCCGAAGGACGCGCCGGGTGTCGACGCGAACCTGCAGGCCGCCAAGGTGCTCAGCCTCGCGCAGGAGATGGCCGACCGGCTCACCAGTGACGCGAAGGTGGAGGCGGAGAACCTGCTGTCCAACGCGCGGGCAAACTCCGAGCGTCTCGTCGGTGACGCCAGGACCCGCTCCGAGGGCATGATCGCCGACGCCAGGCAGAAGGCCGACGCGATGCTCTCCGACGCGCAGTCGCGCTCGGACAACCAGCTGCGCCAGGCCAAGGAGAAGGCCGACGCCCTGCAGGCCGACGCCGAGCGCAAGCACACCGAGATCATGGCGACCATCACCCAGCAGCGCAGCGTGCTGGAGAGCCGGATCGAGCAGCTCAAGACCTTCGAGCGGGAGTACCGGGTGCGGCTGAAGTCCTACCTGGAATCGCAGCTCGAAGAGCTGGAGAACCGCGGTTCGGCGGTGCCGGTCGACGGTGGCGAGGCGTTCGCGGACGCCAACACCGCCAACAACCTGCAGCCGGCCACGTTTGCCAAGGGTGGCAAGTAAGCCGCTCATACTGAGCACGCGCCACCCGGCATGCCTTGGGGGTCACCATGCTCGTCTTGACGCTTGTCCTTGCCGCTGTCGGATTCGCCCTACTGGTCACCGCGCTGACCACCGGATCGGTGATCTGGGCGTGGGGCTGCATCGTGGTGTGCGTGATCGGTGCGGTGCTGCTGCTGGTCAGTGCCCTGTCTATGCGGCGGCCGGACGGCGATGCCACGCCGCCTCCGGGGCGCCACGCCAAACGGTGAGGGAGCGCCGTCCAGAGGTTTGACCGTACTGGCTAGAATCAAACATGAATATGGTGTGGATCCGGTCATCACCGGGGAGCCTTCGGAAGAACAGTGCGGTGCACCGGCACGGTGGCCGCGCCAAGTAGAACCGAACGGGTGAGCCCGTCACAGCTCACAACGAGAGGTCCGGCGGCTCGTCGCCGGGCAAGCGGGGTGGTACCGCGGTATCGACGCACCTGGCGTCGGCATCGTCCCCGTGCCAACGACAAGGCACGAGGAGACGTATCCGCGATGGCGGACCAAACTTCCAGCAACAGTGCGTACCCCCGCGTCGACCTCGGCGTCGCCGGGTCTTCGTTCCCCGAGATGGAACGCCGCGTGCTAGACGCATGGGCGGCCGCCGACACCTTCCGTGCGAGCATCGAAAACCGTTCCGGGGCAGCGGCTTCGGGTTCCGCGCCGGCTCCGGAGTTCGTCTTCTACGATGGCCCGCCCTTTGCCAACGGTCTGCCGCATTACGGGCATTTGCTCACCGGATACGTCAAAGACTTGATCCCGCGTTTCCAGACGATGCGCGGCAAGCGCGTCGATCGCCGTTTCGGCTGGGACTGTCACGGATTGCCCGCGGAAATCGAGGCGGAAAAGCAGCTCGGTATCACGGACAAATCACAGATCGACGCAATGGGTCTGGCCGAATTCAACGCGGCCTGCAAATCCTCGGTGCTGCGCTACACCGGGGAATGGCGCGACTACGTCACCCGCCAGGCGCGTTGGGTGGACTTCGACAACGACTACAAGACCCTCGATCTCGACTTCATGGAGTCGGTGCTGTGGGCGTTCAAGTCGTTGCACGAGAAGGGCCTGATCTACCAGGGCTTCCGGGTGCTGCCCTACAGCTGGTACGAGCAGACGCCGCTGTCGAACCAGGAGACCCGCCTCGACGACGCGTACAAGATGCGCCAGGATCCGGCGGTCACCGTCGACATGGTGCTGCGCGTGCCCGCCGAGCATCCGCTGCACGCCCTCGACGGCGCGAACGCGTTGATCTGGACCACGACCCCGTGGACGTTGCCGTCGAACCTCGCGATCGCGGTGCACCCGGACGTGCGCTACGTGCACCTGCGCGCCGCCGACGGCAAGCGCTATGTGCTGGCGGCCGAACGCGTGTCGCACTACGGCCGCGAGTTCGGGGAAGAGCCGGAGGTGCTCGGCGAGTACGACGGCGCCGCGCTGGTCGGTCTGTCCTACGCGCCGCCGTTCGAGTTCTTCCTCGGCCACCCGAACGCGCACCGGGTGCTCGGCGCGGACTACGTGACCACCGACTCCGGCACCGGAATCGTGCACCTCGCACCGGCTTTCGGTGAGGAGGACATGGATGTCGCCACCGCCAACGGCATCGAGATCGTGCAGCCGCTCGATCCGGGCGGCAAGTTCACCTCGATGGTGCCGCCGTACGAGGGCCTGATGGTGTTCGACGCCAACCCGGTGATCATCAAGGACCTCAAGGCCGCGGGAAAGCTGTTGCGGCACGAGACGATCGAGCACTCCTACCCGCACAGCTGGCGCTCGGGTCAGCCGCTGATCTACATGGCGGTGCCCTCCTGGTTCGTCGCGGTCACCAAGTTCCGCGATCGCATGGTCGAGCTGAACCAGCAGATCAGCTGGGTGCCCGAGCACATCAGGGACGGTCAGTTCGGCAAGTGGCTCGAGGGCGCGCGAGATTGGAACATCAGCCGTAACCGCTACTGGGGCAGCCCGATCCCGGTCTGGGTCTCCGACGACCCGGCTTACCCGCGCATGGACGTCTACGGGTCGCTGGACGAGCTGGAGCGCGACTTCGGCGTGCGCCCGACCGACCTGCACCGGCCGATGATCGACGAGCTCACCCGGCCGAATCCCGATGACCCGACCGGCAAGTCGACCATGCGCCGGGTGCCCGAGGTGCTCGACTGCTGGTTCGAGTCGGGCTCGATGCCCTTCGCTCAGGTGCACTATCCGTTCGAGAACAAGGAGTGGTTCGACAGCCACTTCCCCGGCGACTTCATCGTCGAGTACAACGGCCAGACCCGCGGCTGGTTCTACACACTGCACGTGCTTGCCACCGCGCTCTTCGATAGTCACGCCTTCAAAACCGTTGCCGCGCACGGCATCGTGCTCGGTGACGACGGCCTGAAGATGAGCAAGTCGAAGGGCAACTACCCGAACGTCAACGAGGTGTTCGACCGGGACGGCTCCGACGCGATGCGCTGGTTCCTGATGAGCTCGCCGATCCTGCGCGGCGGCAACCTCATCGTCACCGAGCGTGGTATCCGGGAGGGCGTCAGCCACGCGCTGCGGCCGCTGTGGAACGCGTGGACCTTCCTGCAGCTGTACGCCTCGAAGCCGGGGACATGGCGCACCGACTCGCCGCACGTGCTGGATCGCTACATCCTGGCCAAGCTGGCGCAGACGCGCGAGGTGATGACCGAGGCGCTCGAGACCTACGACATCGCGGGCGCCTGCGAGGAGCTGCGCGGTTTCGCCGACGCGCTCACCAATTGGTATGTGCGCCGGTCGCGTTCGCGGTTCTGGAGCGAGGACACCGACGCGGTGGACACGCTGCACACGGTGCTCGAGGTGGTCACCCGGCTGGCTGCGCCGCTGCTGCCGTTGATCAGCGAGGTGATCTGGCGCGGGCTCACCGGCGGCGAGTCGGTGCACCTGGCGGACTGGCCGAAGGAGGGTGAGCTGACCCGCGATCCCGAGCTGGTCGCCGCGATGGACGAGGTCCGGGTGGTCTGCTCCACCGTGCTGAGCCTGCGCAAGGCGCAGAACCTGCGGGTGCGCCTGCCGCTGGCCGAGGTGACCATCGCGGCCGCCGACGCGCGGCGGTTGGCGCCCTACACCGACATCATCGCCGACGAGGTCAACGTCAAGCAGGTGGACCTGACCACCGATGTCGCCGCGCA
This genomic interval carries:
- the wag31 gene encoding DivIVA-like cell division protein Wag31, with translation MPLTPADVHNVAFSKPPIGKRGYNEDEVDAFLDLVEQELSRLIEENADLRQRVAELDAELADAKKNRGPAVPANVKAPVQQAPPPEPIKPPVQVAPPAPMPAPPAPKDAPGVDANLQAAKVLSLAQEMADRLTSDAKVEAENLLSNARANSERLVGDARTRSEGMIADARQKADAMLSDAQSRSDNQLRQAKEKADALQADAERKHTEIMATITQQRSVLESRIEQLKTFEREYRVRLKSYLESQLEELENRGSAVPVDGGEAFADANTANNLQPATFAKGGK
- the ileS gene encoding isoleucine--tRNA ligase, giving the protein MADQTSSNSAYPRVDLGVAGSSFPEMERRVLDAWAAADTFRASIENRSGAAASGSAPAPEFVFYDGPPFANGLPHYGHLLTGYVKDLIPRFQTMRGKRVDRRFGWDCHGLPAEIEAEKQLGITDKSQIDAMGLAEFNAACKSSVLRYTGEWRDYVTRQARWVDFDNDYKTLDLDFMESVLWAFKSLHEKGLIYQGFRVLPYSWYEQTPLSNQETRLDDAYKMRQDPAVTVDMVLRVPAEHPLHALDGANALIWTTTPWTLPSNLAIAVHPDVRYVHLRAADGKRYVLAAERVSHYGREFGEEPEVLGEYDGAALVGLSYAPPFEFFLGHPNAHRVLGADYVTTDSGTGIVHLAPAFGEEDMDVATANGIEIVQPLDPGGKFTSMVPPYEGLMVFDANPVIIKDLKAAGKLLRHETIEHSYPHSWRSGQPLIYMAVPSWFVAVTKFRDRMVELNQQISWVPEHIRDGQFGKWLEGARDWNISRNRYWGSPIPVWVSDDPAYPRMDVYGSLDELERDFGVRPTDLHRPMIDELTRPNPDDPTGKSTMRRVPEVLDCWFESGSMPFAQVHYPFENKEWFDSHFPGDFIVEYNGQTRGWFYTLHVLATALFDSHAFKTVAAHGIVLGDDGLKMSKSKGNYPNVNEVFDRDGSDAMRWFLMSSPILRGGNLIVTERGIREGVSHALRPLWNAWTFLQLYASKPGTWRTDSPHVLDRYILAKLAQTREVMTEALETYDIAGACEELRGFADALTNWYVRRSRSRFWSEDTDAVDTLHTVLEVVTRLAAPLLPLISEVIWRGLTGGESVHLADWPKEGELTRDPELVAAMDEVRVVCSTVLSLRKAQNLRVRLPLAEVTIAAADARRLAPYTDIIADEVNVKQVDLTTDVAAHGRFELVVNARAAGPRLGKDVQTVIKAVKAGEWSESADGVVTAAGIALLPEEYTQRLVAAEPESTAALPGNAGLVVLNSVVTEELEAEGWARDLIRDLQETRKAAGFDVSDRITVVLEVPAERKAWAETHRDLIAGEILATTLAFGDAGSSAADLVGGVRAQVAKA